Within Pseudomonas paeninsulae, the genomic segment TCAACTCGCCCGAGCCGAGCCGCAGGTAATCACCCAGATTAAAACCGCGGGCCAGGATGGCCAGGGTCTCGCCCTTGACCAGGCGCGCGCGCAAACGCGACAACTGACCTTCGCGTGCCAGGGGGAAGCGCTGGAACAGCACCTCGCCGGCGACGAAGTTGAGGATGGCATCACCGAGGAACTCCAGGCGCTCATTGTTGAGCCCGGCAAAACTGCGGTGGGTCAGCGCCAGCACCATCAGGTCCTGATCTTTGAAGGTATAGCCGAGCTGACGCTCGAGACGAGCTAACGAAGCACTCACGGCATGCGCACGCGATATTCTTTGTCGAACCGCACCACCAGATCGAGATTCTCGATCAGTGGCTCGCGCTTTTCATACTTCAGATGCGCCCGAAACTCGTTGTTCTCGATTTTCACTTTCAAGGCTTCTTTCAGATCCAGGTCGCGAATGCTGTTGATCTCCATGCCCTTGCTAACATGGCCATAGAAAGCGCCGACCGTGCGGATATCCATGGTTTGATCCGTTTCCACCGAGGTGATGATTTTTTCCATCGACATATAGTCGAGGTAATGCGGCAGCATCTTGAATGCCGTGCTGGCGAAGAACGCCACAACCGCCAGTACCATCAACCAGCTCAGTATCGACAAGCCTTTCTGCGAACGTGCAAATGTCATGTTTGCCCCCAAGTTCGACCAATGTGAGTGCTCAGCGAGCTAAGACTATATATAGCCGGCGACGCCGTATTGAACAGCGCCGCAAAAAACGCGAAACGTCAGTGAATCAAACCGACGCGAGAGAAATTCGGCAGGTTGTGTAGCTTCGGGTCAGGCCAGCTCATCCAGATGGCGAACGCTTTGCCGACGATATTCTGATCGGGCACCATGCCCAGTAATGGTTGGGGAATGGCCGGATCGTTCCAGTAACGGCTGTCATTGGAGTTGTCGCGGTTGTCGCCCATCATGAAGTAATACCCTTGCGGCACCACCCACTCGCGCCCTGGCTCGGCCCGATAACGATTCATTTCCTTGCGAATCAGGTGCTCGGCCTCACCCAGCTGCTCCTCATAGAGGGCCACGCTACCGAGACTGCCTGGCTCTTCGCCGAGCAATTGCTGGGCTACCAGCTGATCGTTGAGGAACAGGCGCTTGTCAGTGGTGTAACGAATACGATCGCCAGCCAAACCCACCACGCGCTTGATGTAATTGATGTTCGGGTCGCTCGGGTAACGAAACACCATGACATCGCCGCGCTGCGGGTCATCCACGTCAATGACCTTGATATCCAGCACCGGCAGGCGAATGCCGTAGGCGAACTTGTTGACCAGAATGAAATCACCCACTTCCAGGGTTGGTTTCATCGAGCCGGACGGGATCTGGAACGGCTCGACCAGAAAGGAACGCAGCACCAGCACGATCGCCAGCACCGGGAAGAACGATTTACCGTACTCCACCAGCAATGGCTCTTTGTTCAGGCGTTCGACTACGGCCTCGTCAGGCTGGTTGACCTGACCCTGGTAATTACCAATAG encodes:
- a CDS encoding DUF4845 domain-containing protein gives rise to the protein MTFARSQKGLSILSWLMVLAVVAFFASTAFKMLPHYLDYMSMEKIITSVETDQTMDIRTVGAFYGHVSKGMEINSIRDLDLKEALKVKIENNEFRAHLKYEKREPLIENLDLVVRFDKEYRVRMP
- the lepB gene encoding signal peptidase I, giving the protein MSLNFPLLLVIAVAVCGALALFDLIFLAPRRRTAIGNYQGQVNQPDEAVVERLNKEPLLVEYGKSFFPVLAIVLVLRSFLVEPFQIPSGSMKPTLEVGDFILVNKFAYGIRLPVLDIKVIDVDDPQRGDVMVFRYPSDPNINYIKRVVGLAGDRIRYTTDKRLFLNDQLVAQQLLGEEPGSLGSVALYEEQLGEAEHLIRKEMNRYRAEPGREWVVPQGYYFMMGDNRDNSNDSRYWNDPAIPQPLLGMVPDQNIVGKAFAIWMSWPDPKLHNLPNFSRVGLIH